A stretch of Coriobacteriia bacterium DNA encodes these proteins:
- the ribF gene encoding riboflavin biosynthesis protein RibF — MDDITPLELARRAFLVQPSHDGASASPAQGSASEARLIRLDLDQDAPYIGPAVCSIGAFDGVHQGHRFLFSHVVQDARDRGIASAIVTFEPDPDELFLPRERVRKLLSDEDRAAYLRTFGTDYVIIVSFTRELASHSCESFLHDVLGRVMEVKAIHVGADFRLGAGNEGTVDSLRAVGERDGFDVHGHVLRRFDDRTVSATRVRNDLAAGNIDEATDLLCRPYYLRGTVVNGRHEGRDLGFPTANVQITYPYVMPAEGVYAGFVEARGVAWPAAINVGIPRTFAGKQGCAELEANLIGFTGDLYGESVRVAFTKFLRPQRKFDSLDELIATVNGNIDWVASAYGTKGLTL; from the coding sequence ATGGACGACATCACCCCCCTGGAGCTCGCACGTCGCGCCTTTCTCGTGCAGCCCTCTCATGACGGCGCCTCCGCCTCGCCTGCACAGGGCTCCGCCAGCGAAGCGCGCCTCATACGCCTCGATCTCGACCAGGATGCGCCATACATCGGCCCCGCGGTCTGCTCGATCGGCGCGTTCGACGGCGTCCACCAGGGGCATCGCTTCCTGTTCTCGCACGTCGTGCAAGACGCGCGTGACAGAGGTATCGCCAGCGCCATCGTAACGTTCGAGCCCGACCCCGACGAGCTCTTCTTGCCGCGCGAGCGCGTGCGAAAGCTGCTCAGCGACGAGGATCGCGCCGCGTACCTGCGTACGTTCGGCACCGACTACGTTATCATCGTCTCGTTCACGCGCGAGCTTGCCTCGCACAGCTGCGAAAGCTTCCTGCACGACGTCCTCGGACGCGTCATGGAGGTCAAGGCCATCCACGTGGGCGCCGACTTCCGCCTGGGGGCCGGCAACGAGGGGACGGTCGACAGTCTGCGCGCAGTGGGGGAGCGCGACGGGTTCGACGTGCACGGCCACGTCCTGCGACGCTTCGACGACCGGACCGTCAGCGCAACACGCGTCCGCAACGATCTGGCTGCCGGCAACATTGACGAGGCGACCGATCTGCTATGCCGTCCCTATTACCTGAGGGGCACGGTCGTCAACGGTCGCCACGAGGGTCGCGACCTGGGATTCCCCACGGCTAACGTGCAGATCACCTACCCGTACGTCATGCCCGCCGAGGGCGTGTACGCCGGCTTCGTCGAGGCGCGCGGCGTCGCGTGGCCCGCTGCCATCAACGTCGGCATTCCGCGCACGTTCGCCGGCAAGCAGGGGTGCGCGGAGCTCGAAGCGAACCTCATTGGCTTCACCGGCGACCTTTACGGCGAGTCCGTGCGCGTCGCGTTCACGAAGTTCCTGCGCCCGCAGCGCAAGTTTGACTCACTTGACGAGCTCATCGCCACGGTCAACGGCAACATTGACTGGGTTGCCTCCGCCTACGGCACAAAGGGTCTGACGCTGTGA
- the truB gene encoding tRNA pseudouridine(55) synthase TruB, translating to MGRRPASTSGLNLLVGIDKPAGMTSHDVVARVRRALHERRIGHAGTLDPLATGVMVLGVGQATRLLGFATAEDKEYLARVSFGHETTTDDAEGETRCEASTPEHVLDLAFAQDSMNLLLNMTQQVPPAYSAISVDGVRAYAAARRGEEVALDPRPIRVLSALALATGTDDDGAPFWDIIVHVSKGTYVRALARDLGRELGSACHLRQLRRTRSGSVSLSQCVSLDELEYLGVQALRPLDPAAVLGLRTRALSERESAAVRNGTPVDCGVLANAREGERVALVSGGLLRAVATVRRGRLEPAAVFPDGIDGMNDEG from the coding sequence ATGGGACGCCGCCCCGCATCGACGAGCGGGCTCAACCTGCTCGTTGGCATAGACAAGCCAGCCGGCATGACGTCGCACGACGTCGTGGCCCGCGTGCGCCGTGCGTTGCACGAGCGCCGCATCGGCCACGCCGGCACGCTCGACCCGCTCGCGACGGGCGTCATGGTGCTCGGTGTAGGTCAGGCGACGCGCCTGCTCGGCTTCGCGACCGCAGAAGACAAGGAGTACCTCGCCCGCGTCTCGTTTGGCCATGAGACGACGACCGACGACGCCGAGGGCGAGACGCGCTGCGAGGCATCGACCCCCGAGCATGTGCTCGACCTTGCCTTTGCGCAGGACTCCATGAACTTGCTACTCAACATGACGCAGCAGGTCCCTCCGGCGTACTCGGCCATCTCCGTCGACGGCGTGCGTGCGTATGCCGCAGCGCGTCGCGGCGAGGAGGTCGCGCTTGACCCGAGGCCGATCCGCGTACTCTCCGCCCTGGCGCTCGCGACGGGCACCGACGACGACGGCGCCCCGTTCTGGGACATCATCGTGCATGTCTCCAAGGGCACGTACGTGCGCGCCCTCGCGCGCGATCTGGGGCGCGAGCTGGGTAGCGCGTGCCACCTGCGCCAGCTGAGGCGCACGCGCTCTGGCAGCGTCTCGCTGTCGCAGTGCGTCTCTCTGGATGAGCTCGAGTACCTCGGGGTACAAGCTCTTCGCCCGCTCGACCCCGCTGCCGTGCTCGGGCTACGCACCCGCGCACTGTCCGAGCGGGAGAGCGCCGCCGTGCGCAACGGCACGCCGGTTGACTGCGGCGTTCTGGCAAACGCCCGAGAGGGCGAACGGGTCGCGCTCGTGTCCGGCGGGCTGCTGCGTGCGGTCGCGACGGTGCGACGCGGGCGCCTCGAGCCTGCGGCCGTCTTCCCAGACGGCATCGACGGAATGAACGACGAAGGGTAG